CTCCCCAATCCTACAGGGCGTAATGTCCACAGCCATGGTCCTGCACACTCAGCTGCTGATCCAAACGCAATGCTTAACCAATTTGCCGGACTCTCCCTGGGAGGTATGAGTATGCCTAGCAGCTCTGCTCCAATGCCGATGGGACATAACCCACCACCATACATGGTTGGAACTGATACCCCATTTGTTCTGGCTCACATGTCCGCTCACCAAATTGGCATGAACCATCACCACACCGAAAATCCATATCAGAACCTGGGTATCCCTGGATATGGGTCTCCTTATGTTGGCGTTCAGATGCCCTTCGTCCCTTTCACTCCTGGACGAGCTCATATTGCCCAGCCTCGTGTGGAACGCGGACATTCAGATGTGCCTGGCCTTGAGAATCGTCGCGGATCATATTCCACGACCGAGTCTACCCCAGCTACTCCTTTTTATGGCACAGTTTCGCAGCGTGATGACGGCCCACGAGTTGCCAGCCTTGACCGATCCGCTTATACGACTCCTTCCCCCCAGCAAATTGGCCTCCCGGCCCTTCATGCCGACCCAACCAAACCCGCTATTGCTGTAGTATCGGACCGGACTGTCGATGAATATCTTCAACAGGAACCTGCTATTCCCCGAGCTGTCCCTGCAGTTTTTACACCTCCCAGCCAGATGAAGAGCCTTGAACAGAGCCTTGAAAATCGTATCCCGGGCAATCGCAATGTATACATTCGCGGACTACATCCTACTACGGACGATGAACTACTTTACAAATTTGCCTCTCGTTTCGGACCGGTCGAAACATCCAAAGCAATTATTGATACTGGAACAGGGGCATGCAAGGGGTAAGTAATGGAAGGTCATCGTTACCTGATGCGGGAACTGACATGCGACAGATTTGGCTTTGCAAAGTTCTTTGATTCTCAGGACTCCGAAATGTGCATTCGTGGATTCCACCGACTTGGTTACGAAGTTGGCTTTGCCCGGGTATGTAGAGGGATCGTCTGTTTACTTTACGACGTATCTGACATGTACCCTAGGAATCCTTCAACTCTCGCCTTAAGGCAGAAGGCGACGAAGGCTCTACCAATCTGTACATTTCCAACCTTCCGAAGACGCTGACTGAAGTGGTGAGTTAACCCATTTAACCCCAAGTATTGGATAGTAATTGACATTGGCAAAGG
The DNA window shown above is from Metarhizium brunneum chromosome 1, complete sequence and carries:
- the spo5 gene encoding Sporulation-specific protein 5, with protein sequence MDAGNSVGGPYLPNPTGRNVHSHGPAHSAADPNAMLNQFAGLSLGGMSMPSSSAPMPMGHNPPPYMVGTDTPFVLAHMSAHQIGMNHHHTENPYQNLGIPGYGSPYVGVQMPFVPFTPGRAHIAQPRVERGHSDVPGLENRRGSYSTTESTPATPFYGTVSQRDDGPRVASLDRSAYTTPSPQQIGLPALHADPTKPAIAVVSDRTVDEYLQQEPAIPRAVPAVFTPPSQMKSLEQSLENRIPGNRNVYIRGLHPTTDDELLYKFASRFGPVETSKAIIDTGTGACKGFGFAKFFDSQDSEMCIRGFHRLGYEVGFARESFNSRLKAEGDEGSTNLYISNLPKTLTEVELGTIFLGTTILSSKILRDSMGNSRGVGFARFESREICDEIIKKYNGVGIGEEGLLMNIRYADTPAQKELKRVTAERRQFRTNEYNIGAYGTPLVGMSPTLYNQQSQWRRTLPVSRSGLSASSNEEGNVMRHSGTRRGLSEIAPNTITDVAAAATMSDSDEGVTIHADSSTVAGGTNENKSPSTKGARRDEISD